A section of the Paenibacillus yonginensis genome encodes:
- a CDS encoding sensor histidine kinase: MAAEKANKQYPIRHYVKMMFLISFIVLVLDFVISLATISIVKQQSTRYLQDTADLYINRINHDFAYISHYMGWTLANDESVATMTGYPLNSWEFFKAGERLHKRFTELQKNYGQEYNFFLYLKNQDYFLNYAPISIPYGDYQDLKEQITSDLLSSNVQDNEIYERFYSKWTPVMVRGKYYMISIAPYQDSYMIALISADNLISPLRQINLGEDGLASFVAEDGTSLTSPILNNGTRLTPEEAQASQSPPSFLNLIQTRTTVDGEFTNATFHVKLVIQFGTFEKIVIAQLLILLLALIIAGNLAFILMYFRRKVLTPIKRFSYNLSFWTEDGETIDMESSKIIELEKANTQFQHLVGQIKKFKIDLYERELEKQRIQLDYMKLQINPHFFLNCLTSIYSMAQMQMYEEIENMAMSTSKYFRYIFQNGENFVRLEDEIDHVRTYLDIQRHRYQNALSFRIERDTVEDTGESENEGKDADQGKRGNDTGAQTDAGLIPPLVLQTFIENAVKYGVSRTREAQIILKLQRKASDPPVKEQENPASAPPRNLIQIADNGPGFPPDVLEALRQGRPLDQSKGTHIGIMNTLQRLESLYRQQASVTFSNLATGGACVTIDLPVYPPE, encoded by the coding sequence ATGGCTGCCGAAAAAGCGAACAAACAATATCCGATCCGTCATTACGTCAAGATGATGTTCCTGATCTCGTTTATCGTGCTGGTGCTCGATTTCGTCATCAGCCTTGCTACCATATCCATCGTCAAGCAGCAGTCCACCCGCTATCTGCAGGACACGGCAGATCTGTACATCAACCGGATCAACCACGATTTCGCCTACATCAGCCACTATATGGGATGGACGCTGGCCAACGACGAAAGCGTGGCGACCATGACCGGCTATCCGCTGAACAGCTGGGAGTTTTTTAAGGCAGGAGAACGCCTCCATAAACGGTTTACGGAGCTGCAGAAGAATTATGGCCAGGAGTATAACTTTTTCTTGTATTTGAAGAATCAGGATTATTTCCTGAACTACGCGCCGATCAGTATTCCTTACGGCGATTACCAGGATCTGAAGGAGCAGATTACGTCCGATTTGCTGAGCTCCAATGTGCAGGACAACGAGATTTATGAACGGTTTTATTCCAAATGGACGCCGGTGATGGTACGGGGAAAATATTACATGATCAGCATCGCTCCTTATCAGGACAGCTACATGATCGCGCTCATCTCGGCCGATAACCTGATCTCGCCGCTGCGGCAGATCAACCTTGGCGAAGACGGCCTGGCTTCGTTTGTCGCCGAAGACGGAACCAGCCTGACCAGCCCCATTCTGAATAATGGAACCCGGCTGACCCCTGAAGAAGCCCAGGCCAGCCAATCGCCGCCTTCCTTCCTTAATCTGATCCAGACCCGGACGACGGTGGACGGCGAATTTACGAATGCCACCTTCCACGTGAAGCTGGTCATTCAATTTGGCACCTTCGAGAAGATCGTCATCGCCCAGCTGCTGATCCTGCTGCTGGCCTTGATCATTGCCGGCAATCTGGCTTTTATCCTGATGTACTTCAGACGCAAGGTGCTGACCCCGATCAAACGCTTCTCCTATAATCTGTCCTTCTGGACGGAGGATGGGGAGACGATCGACATGGAGAGCAGCAAAATTATTGAGCTGGAGAAAGCCAACACCCAGTTCCAGCATCTGGTGGGCCAGATCAAGAAGTTCAAGATTGACCTGTATGAACGGGAGCTTGAGAAGCAGCGCATCCAGCTGGATTACATGAAGCTGCAGATCAACCCGCATTTCTTCCTGAACTGCCTGACCAGCATCTACAGCATGGCGCAGATGCAGATGTATGAAGAGATTGAAAATATGGCGATGTCGACGTCCAAATATTTTCGGTATATTTTTCAGAACGGGGAAAATTTCGTGCGTCTTGAGGATGAGATCGACCATGTCAGGACGTATCTCGACATTCAAAGGCACCGTTATCAGAACGCCCTCTCTTTCCGGATTGAAAGGGACACTGTTGAGGACACTGGCGAGAGCGAGAATGAGGGCAAGGACGCGGACCAAGGGAAGCGTGGAAATGATACTGGCGCCCAGACGGACGCCGGCCTGATTCCGCCGCTGGTGCTGCAGACCTTTATCGAAAATGCGGTCAAATACGGCGTATCCCGGACCCGCGAGGCCCAAATTATATTGAAGCTCCAGCGCAAGGCATCTGATCCGCCGGTTAAGGAACAGGAGAACCCGGCTTCTGCGCCGCCGCGGAACCTCATTCAGATTGCCGACAACGGCCCCGGCTTCCCGCCGGACGTTCTGGAAGCGCTGCGGCAAGGACGCCCGCTGGATCAGTCCAAAGGCACGCATATCGGCATTATGAACACGCTGCAAAGACTGGAGTCCCTTTACCGGCAGCAGGCTTCCGTCACCTTCTCGAATCTGGCAACCGGCGGGGCCTGCGTGACGATTGATCTTCCGGTTTACCCGCCTGAATAA
- a CDS encoding helix-turn-helix domain-containing protein, producing MNAFPADANPAGTTIMVRGDGRSEASGIKKDSHANEVDRRNESDRNGPDTQSDTVPLSSSAFPAPYPALRTLIVDDDYFVVTALERKINWRSLNIEQVYTAHNVAQAREILQQHPVHILISDIEMPQGSGLELLAWIREMNYNVQAILLTNYADFNYAQKAIELQSFEYFLKPIEFDKLMLIIQKAVQRVKEQQSAQRAIQEGQYWQRNHSKMLEHFWRKLISDSSSSLIKPAVLAESIREQNLDYRLDDKVQPLLFHLFPHNGSMGSQEKGLFDFALQNVFYELFQQPSFSVDTMLEYKDDHWMAMLKWKGAPEQDLLRELCASFLQKARPYLKCEACCTIALPSQMEGVSLCIRQLLTMDSEMVQARNEIYDVQDYLELAREPAEYAAPDLAHWEELLNRNQPEVLLAETSRYLRGRLSHRMLNVSVLSLFRLDLVQLVYSFLKMKGIQAHKLYTGKTHEQLLAQSLNSIEDMEAFVQDLVTTAMEYRDFTERATSVVEEIKQHILSHYGDELSRNDLAEIVYLNPDYLARLFKKETGISLGSYVIQVRIAAAKQLLETTSLSVYAVANKVGYGNYSYFSKLFKQAVGCSPNEYKKEQQGSF from the coding sequence ATGAACGCTTTTCCCGCGGATGCAAATCCGGCTGGAACGACAATAATGGTCCGGGGGGACGGAAGGAGCGAAGCCAGTGGCATAAAAAAGGACAGCCATGCAAACGAGGTCGATCGCCGGAACGAGAGCGACAGAAACGGACCGGACACACAATCGGACACTGTCCCTTTGTCCTCTTCTGCCTTTCCGGCTCCTTATCCCGCCCTCCGTACGCTGATCGTGGACGACGACTATTTTGTCGTGACCGCGCTGGAGCGCAAGATCAACTGGCGTTCCCTGAATATTGAACAGGTCTATACGGCGCATAATGTCGCCCAAGCCCGGGAAATTTTACAGCAGCATCCGGTTCATATCCTGATATCCGACATCGAGATGCCGCAGGGCAGCGGTCTGGAGCTGCTCGCCTGGATTCGGGAAATGAACTACAACGTGCAGGCCATTCTGCTGACCAATTACGCCGACTTCAACTACGCCCAGAAAGCGATCGAGCTGCAAAGCTTCGAATATTTCCTGAAGCCTATCGAATTCGACAAGCTGATGCTGATCATCCAGAAGGCGGTTCAGCGCGTGAAGGAGCAGCAGAGCGCCCAGCGGGCGATCCAGGAAGGCCAATACTGGCAGCGCAACCATTCCAAAATGCTGGAGCATTTCTGGAGGAAGCTCATTAGCGACAGCTCCTCTTCCCTGATTAAACCGGCCGTACTTGCCGAGTCCATCCGGGAACAGAATCTCGATTACCGGCTGGATGATAAGGTGCAGCCCCTGCTGTTCCACCTGTTCCCGCATAACGGGAGCATGGGCAGCCAGGAGAAAGGGTTGTTCGATTTCGCGCTGCAAAATGTGTTTTATGAGCTGTTTCAGCAGCCGTCTTTTTCCGTGGACACGATGCTTGAATACAAGGACGACCACTGGATGGCCATGCTGAAATGGAAGGGGGCTCCGGAGCAGGACCTGCTGCGGGAGTTATGCGCCTCTTTCCTCCAGAAGGCCCGCCCTTATCTCAAATGCGAGGCCTGCTGCACGATTGCGCTGCCCTCGCAGATGGAAGGCGTCAGCCTCTGCATCCGGCAGCTGTTAACCATGGACAGCGAAATGGTACAAGCCCGGAACGAAATATACGACGTGCAGGATTATTTGGAGCTTGCCCGGGAGCCAGCCGAATATGCCGCGCCTGATCTGGCCCACTGGGAGGAGCTGCTGAACCGCAACCAGCCTGAAGTTCTGCTGGCCGAAACCTCCCGTTACTTAAGGGGAAGGCTCAGCCACCGCATGCTGAACGTGTCCGTGCTCAGTTTGTTCCGGCTGGATCTGGTGCAGCTCGTTTATTCTTTTCTGAAAATGAAAGGCATTCAGGCCCACAAGCTGTACACCGGCAAAACGCACGAGCAGCTGCTGGCCCAATCCCTTAATTCGATTGAGGACATGGAAGCTTTCGTTCAGGATTTGGTCACTACCGCGATGGAGTACCGGGACTTTACGGAACGGGCCACGTCCGTAGTCGAGGAGATCAAACAGCATATCCTGAGCCACTATGGAGATGAGCTGTCGCGCAATGATCTTGCCGAAATCGTTTACCTGAACCCCGATTACCTGGCGAGATTGTTTAAGAAAGAAACGGGCATTTCCTTGGGCAGCTATGTGATCCAGGTCCGTATTGCCGCCGCCAAGCAGCTGCTGGAGACTACTTCCCTGTCGGTATACGCGGTAGCCAACAAGGTCGGATACGGGAACTATTCGTATTTCTCCAAGCTGTTTAAGCAGGCCGTCGGCTGCTCGCCGAATGAATATAAGAAAGAGCAGCAGGGCAGCTTCTAA
- a CDS encoding TetR/AcrR family transcriptional regulator has translation MTGKRGRPRSIETEKSILQASFELLLEMGFASVTIEKIAERAGVSKATIYKWWPNKAAVVMDGFLSGVSKRLPVPDTGSVYEDLLKHAAYVVSFLTSIEGKVLSEIIGEGQSDPTLAEAYQTRYFAPRRAEAKQIIARGIERGELNKEIDMDLFIDLIYGPFFYRLIMTGGELNEAYVHQIVNAAFYGIRTKTP, from the coding sequence TTGACAGGAAAAAGAGGACGTCCGCGCAGTATAGAAACCGAAAAATCCATCTTGCAGGCTTCCTTCGAGTTGCTGCTGGAAATGGGATTTGCTTCGGTAACGATTGAAAAAATCGCCGAACGGGCAGGGGTCAGCAAAGCGACGATCTATAAATGGTGGCCGAATAAAGCGGCTGTGGTCATGGACGGATTTCTGTCGGGCGTATCCAAAAGATTGCCTGTACCCGACACAGGTTCCGTATACGAGGATCTACTGAAGCATGCGGCTTATGTCGTTTCGTTTCTGACCAGCATCGAAGGAAAGGTTCTGTCCGAAATCATCGGCGAAGGCCAGTCCGATCCGACGCTGGCTGAGGCTTATCAAACGCGGTATTTTGCCCCTCGGCGTGCAGAAGCCAAACAAATAATTGCGCGGGGGATCGAACGGGGGGAACTGAACAAGGAGATCGACATGGATTTGTTTATTGACCTGATCTACGGGCCGTTTTTCTATCGGCTGATCATGACGGGCGGCGAATTAAACGAAGCTTATGTCCATCAGATTGTGAATGCGGCCTTTTATGGGATCCGGACCAAAACCCCTTAG
- a CDS encoding MFS transporter yields MNASVQQHKNIPGWLSFLLAVSCGIIVANLYYAQTLVGPISEATGLSASAAGLIVTITQIGYVLGLLFIVPLSDILENRSLSVGSLVIVVAALLVATFVRNSGLFLAASLVIGLGSVVAQILVPYATYLSSDEQRGRVVGNVMSGLLLGIMFARPVASFVASLLGWQAIFAISAVLVAVLALVLARVLPKRLPTHSLSYGQLVVSLGTLFKNTPILRRRAFYQACLFGSFSLFWTVVPLHLADEFGISQQGIAWFALAGVGGAVAAPICGRLADRGMSRVLTAVALIVAVLSFLLAILVQGHSFVALLLLVIAAITLDMAVSGNLVLGQRAIFSIGSEARGRLNGLFMSIFFIGGAIGSSVGGWAYSHGGWKLAALIGMILPVIALLYYLTERKPLGSKVEES; encoded by the coding sequence ATGAACGCTTCAGTACAACAGCACAAAAACATTCCCGGCTGGCTGTCTTTTTTATTGGCCGTCTCGTGCGGAATTATCGTCGCTAACCTTTATTATGCGCAGACTCTGGTGGGTCCAATCAGTGAAGCTACAGGACTTTCCGCTTCAGCGGCAGGACTGATCGTGACCATCACGCAGATCGGTTATGTGCTTGGACTTTTGTTTATCGTCCCGCTTAGCGACATATTGGAGAACCGGAGCTTATCCGTCGGGTCGTTGGTGATCGTCGTGGCGGCGCTGCTTGTAGCCACCTTTGTCCGCAACTCGGGGTTGTTTCTGGCCGCCTCGCTGGTGATTGGCTTAGGTTCAGTTGTTGCTCAGATTCTGGTGCCTTATGCCACATACCTGTCTTCTGACGAGCAAAGAGGCCGGGTTGTCGGCAATGTCATGAGCGGACTGCTGCTCGGCATCATGTTTGCCCGCCCGGTCGCCAGCTTTGTTGCCAGCCTGCTGGGGTGGCAGGCTATCTTTGCGATCTCTGCTGTTCTGGTAGCGGTGCTTGCCCTTGTGCTGGCACGGGTGCTGCCAAAACGCCTGCCAACCCATTCGTTGAGTTACGGGCAGCTTGTTGTCTCTTTGGGCACGCTTTTCAAGAATACGCCGATTTTGCGCCGGCGCGCTTTCTACCAAGCCTGCCTGTTCGGTTCGTTCAGTCTCTTCTGGACGGTTGTTCCGCTGCATTTGGCTGATGAATTCGGCATTTCGCAGCAGGGCATTGCCTGGTTTGCACTCGCCGGTGTCGGCGGAGCGGTCGCCGCTCCGATTTGCGGCCGGTTAGCCGACAGAGGGATGTCCCGTGTCTTAACCGCTGTCGCTTTAATTGTAGCCGTATTGTCTTTCCTGTTGGCAATTCTGGTACAGGGTCATTCCTTTGTCGCTCTGCTGCTGCTTGTCATTGCTGCCATCACGCTGGACATGGCGGTTTCCGGCAACCTGGTGCTCGGACAACGGGCCATTTTCTCCATCGGCAGCGAGGCCAGAGGCCGGTTGAACGGTTTGTTCATGTCGATCTTCTTCATTGGTGGAGCCATCGGCTCATCCGTGGGCGGCTGGGCTTATTCGCACGGCGGATGGAAGTTAGCGGCCTTAATCGGCATGATCCTGCCGGTCATCGCTTTGCTTTATTACCTGACGGAGAGAAAACCGCTAGGGAGCAAGGTGGAGGAAAGCTGA
- a CDS encoding TrmH family RNA methyltransferase — protein sequence MQIESIQNSRVKEWSSLLEKKHRDKHRKFIVEGVHLVQEALKAHADIECVAFSLERGIPSELARAAADSLGVEWIGVSEAVIAKCTDTKTPQPVFAVIRKENVSPARLFEQPDSLVVVMDGVQDPGNVGTIIRSADAVGAAGVVIGRGSADVYGPKVIRSTMGSLFHLPIVEGDLKELLPQAKERGVRIAGTSLQSARSCYEYDFTGAKWLVFGSEGGGLSKDTLALLDDAVIIPMKGQAESLNVAMAASVLLFEASRQRDFKG from the coding sequence ATGCAAATTGAATCGATCCAGAACAGCCGGGTGAAGGAATGGAGCTCGCTGCTGGAGAAAAAACACCGCGATAAACACCGAAAATTTATCGTTGAGGGTGTTCATCTGGTTCAGGAGGCGCTGAAAGCGCACGCCGACATCGAGTGTGTGGCCTTCTCGCTGGAGAGGGGAATACCGTCCGAACTGGCACGGGCGGCGGCCGATTCGCTGGGCGTTGAATGGATCGGCGTGTCGGAGGCGGTCATTGCCAAATGTACGGACACCAAAACGCCGCAGCCCGTCTTTGCCGTGATCCGCAAGGAGAACGTCTCGCCGGCCCGGCTGTTCGAGCAGCCGGACAGCCTGGTTGTCGTGATGGACGGCGTGCAGGACCCCGGCAACGTCGGCACCATTATCCGCAGCGCGGACGCTGTTGGCGCGGCGGGCGTAGTCATCGGGCGCGGCAGCGCCGATGTGTACGGACCCAAGGTCATTCGCTCGACAATGGGCTCGCTTTTTCATCTTCCGATTGTGGAGGGGGATTTGAAAGAGCTGCTCCCGCAGGCGAAAGAGCGGGGCGTGCGCATCGCCGGAACAAGCCTGCAGTCGGCGCGCAGCTGTTATGAATATGATTTTACCGGAGCCAAGTGGCTGGTGTTCGGCAGTGAGGGCGGGGGACTGTCCAAGGACACGCTGGCGCTGCTGGATGACGCGGTCATCATCCCGATGAAAGGCCAGGCCGAATCGCTGAACGTGGCGATGGCCGCGTCGGTGCTGCTGTTTGAGGCTTCGCGGCAGCGGGATTTTAAGGGATAA
- a CDS encoding potassium channel family protein codes for MPKKQFAVIGMGRFGLSVAKSLSQMGFDVLAIDSDENRTQAVANMVTHAVSADSTDEEALRALGIRNFDVVVVAIGQDIQSSILTTLILKDLGGPIIVAKAQNELHGKVLSKIGADKVIHPERDMGLRVAHHLTSPNIIDYIEISDEYSILELKATPSMIGKNLIELNVRAKYRCNVMAIKKEGGKQMNISPDANDRLNSDDILVVVGQKDDLVKLELAMTQGK; via the coding sequence ATGCCAAAAAAACAGTTTGCCGTTATCGGCATGGGACGGTTTGGACTAAGCGTCGCCAAATCGTTAAGCCAGATGGGCTTTGATGTGCTGGCTATTGATTCGGATGAAAATAGAACACAGGCCGTTGCCAACATGGTTACGCATGCCGTCTCCGCGGATTCCACGGATGAAGAGGCGCTGCGGGCGCTCGGCATCCGCAACTTTGATGTCGTGGTTGTGGCGATTGGCCAGGATATACAGTCGAGTATTCTGACAACGTTAATTCTGAAAGACCTGGGCGGCCCTATTATTGTGGCTAAAGCGCAAAACGAGCTGCATGGCAAGGTTCTGTCCAAGATTGGTGCGGACAAGGTCATCCATCCGGAACGGGATATGGGCCTTCGGGTCGCCCATCATTTGACTTCTCCGAACATTATCGATTATATCGAAATTTCCGATGAATACAGCATTCTGGAGCTGAAGGCAACGCCTTCCATGATCGGCAAGAACCTGATCGAGCTGAATGTCCGGGCTAAATACCGCTGTAACGTCATGGCGATCAAAAAAGAAGGCGGCAAACAGATGAACATTTCCCCGGATGCCAATGATCGTTTGAACAGCGACGATATTTTGGTGGTTGTCGGGCAAAAGGATGATCTGGTGAAGCTGGAGCTGGCAATGACCCAGGGGAAATAA
- the sspI gene encoding small acid-soluble spore protein SspI: MAIMMSLREAVMHKMQGNDLEGLRSMIDGSIDAQEAALPGLGVAFELIWKKIDPAKKDKLVAVLDSALKASSASK, encoded by the coding sequence ATGGCTATTATGATGAGCTTGAGAGAAGCGGTCATGCACAAAATGCAAGGCAACGATCTTGAGGGCCTGCGTTCGATGATCGACGGATCCATTGATGCCCAGGAAGCGGCACTTCCCGGTCTTGGCGTAGCTTTCGAGCTGATCTGGAAAAAGATCGACCCGGCCAAAAAAGACAAACTTGTCGCCGTTTTGGACAGCGCATTAAAAGCTTCTTCCGCATCGAAGTAA
- a CDS encoding peptide chain release factor 3 has protein sequence MNNALNVLQQEVDKRRTFAIISHPDAGKTTLTEKLLLFGGAIRLAGSVKARKASKHATSDWMEIEKQRGISVTSSVMQFDYKGHRINILDTPGHQDFSEDTYRTLTAADSAVMLIDVAKGVEPQTIKLFQVCAKRGIPIFTFINKLDREGRNPFELMEELENVLGIRSVPMNWPIGMGRELSGVYDRMKNQVELFQGDDHSTIQVRKVDGYEDKVIGEIAGEYLHDQLCQDLELLDVAGDPFDYDKVMRGELTPVFFGSAVNNFGVQTFLENFLELAPKPEPRRSTAGLVEPTDEKFSGYIFKIQANMNPAHRDRIAFLRIVSGKFERGMTVKHVRAGKDIKLAQPQQFLAQDRDIVNEAYPGDIIGLFDPGIFRIGDSLSEKSEIVFDELPTFSPEIFAKVSIKNALKSKQFQKGIDQLTEEGMIQVFRTVSFDDILLGVVGQLQFEVFEYRMKGEYGVDVQLQRMPYQFARWIVMDKVDPSKFRINSVLVKDKKDNDVVLFENEYAMRTAMEKLPEAKFLETAP, from the coding sequence ATGAACAATGCTTTGAATGTGCTGCAGCAAGAGGTGGACAAACGCCGTACGTTTGCCATCATCTCTCACCCGGACGCGGGTAAAACGACCCTTACGGAGAAACTGCTGCTGTTCGGCGGAGCGATCCGTCTGGCAGGTTCGGTTAAAGCAAGAAAAGCCAGCAAACACGCAACCAGTGACTGGATGGAAATCGAGAAGCAGCGGGGGATCTCCGTTACGTCTTCGGTGATGCAGTTTGATTATAAAGGACACCGGATCAACATACTGGATACGCCGGGTCACCAGGATTTCAGTGAGGACACCTACCGGACTTTGACGGCTGCGGACAGCGCGGTCATGCTGATTGACGTCGCCAAAGGCGTCGAGCCGCAGACGATCAAGCTGTTCCAGGTGTGCGCGAAACGCGGGATTCCGATCTTTACCTTTATTAACAAACTCGACCGCGAAGGCCGCAACCCGTTTGAGCTTATGGAAGAGCTGGAGAACGTGCTGGGCATCCGTTCCGTGCCGATGAACTGGCCGATCGGGATGGGCCGCGAGCTTTCCGGGGTGTACGACCGGATGAAGAACCAGGTCGAACTGTTCCAGGGCGACGACCACTCCACCATTCAGGTCCGCAAAGTCGATGGGTATGAAGACAAGGTGATCGGCGAAATTGCGGGCGAATACCTGCACGATCAGCTGTGCCAGGATTTGGAGCTGCTGGACGTGGCGGGCGATCCGTTTGATTATGACAAGGTTATGCGCGGCGAATTGACACCGGTCTTCTTCGGCAGTGCGGTCAATAACTTCGGCGTGCAGACGTTCCTGGAGAACTTCCTGGAGCTGGCGCCCAAGCCGGAGCCGCGCAGAAGCACGGCCGGACTGGTCGAGCCGACGGACGAGAAGTTCAGCGGTTACATCTTCAAAATCCAGGCCAATATGAACCCGGCCCACCGTGACCGGATTGCGTTCCTGCGGATCGTGTCCGGCAAGTTCGAGCGGGGGATGACAGTCAAACATGTCCGCGCGGGCAAGGACATCAAGCTGGCCCAGCCGCAGCAGTTCCTGGCGCAGGACCGGGACATCGTCAATGAAGCCTATCCGGGCGACATTATCGGTTTGTTTGATCCCGGCATCTTCAGGATCGGCGACTCTTTGAGCGAAAAAAGCGAGATCGTCTTTGACGAGCTGCCGACCTTTTCGCCGGAGATTTTTGCCAAGGTCAGCATCAAAAACGCGCTGAAGTCGAAGCAGTTCCAGAAAGGCATCGACCAGTTGACGGAAGAAGGCATGATTCAGGTGTTCCGGACGGTCAGCTTCGACGACATTCTGCTTGGCGTAGTCGGCCAGCTGCAGTTCGAGGTGTTCGAATACCGGATGAAAGGCGAATACGGGGTGGATGTGCAGCTTCAGCGGATGCCTTACCAGTTCGCCCGCTGGATCGTGATGGATAAAGTGGACCCTTCGAAGTTCCGGATTAATTCCGTGCTGGTGAAGGATAAGAAAGACAATGATGTCGTGCTGTTTGAGAACGAATACGCGATGCGTACGGCGATGGAGAAACTTCCGGAAGCAAAGTTTCTGGAAACCGCGCCTTGA
- the zwf gene encoding glucose-6-phosphate dehydrogenase, giving the protein MADNQNVEALQTPGTAFFIFGATGDLAHRKLYPAIYSLYREGKIAEDFAVIGVARRPRTPEQFRSDLRESITEFCRYKIKDEEEWNRFAEHFEYKSLDINNLDGYVELKQHTEALEQKFNIPGNRLFYLALAPELFSSVSLNLKKGGMLDSEGWHRLVIEKPFGYDLPSAEKLNAELNEVFKEEEIYRIDHYLGKEMVQNIEVIRFANAFFEPLWNNKHISNVQITLSETVGVEERGGYYDHAGALRDMGQNHMLQMLTMIAMEPPSRLLAEDIRDEKVKVLRSLRHYNTNEEVGENVVRAQYTGGEKGGKKLPGYREEDKVDPNSNTETYFAARLFVDNFRWAGVPFYIRTGKRLPVKTTEVVVEFKNMPNNVYLGQKHSLEPNLLVIRVNPMEGIYIKINAKNPGTESEIKPTAMEFCQSCLVGINSPEAYERLLHDAANGDSTYFTRWDEVATAWSFIDKIAKAWKEGTPKLETYPAGTWGPQATHDLLAKDGFRWWPVNGQEEDNVIWLKPAE; this is encoded by the coding sequence ATGGCTGATAATCAAAATGTTGAAGCGCTGCAAACGCCGGGAACGGCCTTTTTTATCTTTGGAGCCACCGGAGATTTGGCGCACCGCAAGCTTTATCCTGCAATTTATTCTCTGTACCGCGAAGGGAAAATAGCCGAGGATTTCGCCGTAATCGGCGTAGCCCGCCGGCCCCGCACTCCCGAACAGTTCAGGAGTGATCTGCGGGAATCCATTACGGAATTCTGCCGGTACAAAATCAAAGACGAGGAAGAATGGAACCGGTTTGCCGAGCATTTTGAGTACAAATCGCTGGATATCAACAACCTGGACGGTTATGTTGAGCTTAAGCAGCACACGGAAGCGCTGGAGCAGAAATTCAACATCCCGGGCAACCGTTTGTTCTACCTGGCGCTGGCACCGGAATTGTTCAGCAGCGTATCGCTGAATCTGAAGAAAGGCGGCATGCTGGACAGCGAGGGCTGGCATCGTCTGGTGATTGAGAAGCCGTTTGGTTACGATCTGCCGTCGGCAGAGAAGCTCAACGCTGAATTAAATGAAGTGTTCAAGGAAGAAGAAATTTACCGCATCGACCACTATCTTGGCAAAGAGATGGTTCAGAATATTGAAGTGATCCGTTTCGCCAATGCGTTCTTTGAGCCGCTCTGGAACAACAAGCATATCTCGAACGTCCAGATCACGCTCAGCGAAACGGTAGGTGTCGAGGAACGGGGCGGTTACTACGACCACGCGGGGGCGCTGCGCGACATGGGGCAGAACCATATGCTGCAGATGCTCACCATGATTGCGATGGAACCGCCAAGCAGGCTGCTGGCCGAAGACATCCGCGACGAGAAGGTTAAGGTGCTGCGCTCGCTTCGTCATTACAATACGAACGAGGAAGTCGGCGAGAACGTCGTGCGTGCCCAATATACGGGCGGAGAGAAGGGCGGCAAGAAGCTGCCGGGTTACCGGGAGGAAGACAAGGTGGACCCGAATTCCAATACGGAAACGTATTTCGCAGCCCGGCTGTTCGTCGATAATTTCCGCTGGGCGGGTGTGCCGTTCTATATTCGGACGGGCAAACGCCTGCCGGTGAAAACAACGGAAGTCGTTGTGGAATTCAAGAACATGCCGAATAACGTTTATCTGGGGCAAAAGCATTCGCTCGAGCCGAACCTGCTGGTGATCCGGGTCAATCCGATGGAGGGCATTTATATCAAAATTAATGCCAAAAATCCGGGCACGGAGTCGGAGATCAAACCAACGGCGATGGAATTCTGCCAAAGCTGCCTGGTCGGCATCAATTCGCCGGAAGCTTATGAACGGCTGCTTCATGATGCGGCTAACGGCGATTCGACGTATTTTACCCGCTGGGACGAAGTGGCCACAGCCTGGTCATTTATTGATAAAATCGCCAAAGCCTGGAAGGAAGGGACGCCTAAGCTGGAAACCTATCCGGCCGGTACCTGGGGGCCTCAGGCGACCCACGATCTGCTGGCCAAAGACGGCTTCAGATGGTGGCCGGTGAACGGCCAGGAGGAAGACAACGTTATCTGGCTGAAGCCGGCGGAATAA